The Devosia sp. 1566 sequence CGGGGGCGTTATCTCCGCCCTCAAGCGCAACACCCCCGTCGACTATGTGACGAACGTCGTGTCGCTGGCCGGCATCTCGATCCCCAATTTCTGGCTCGGGATCATGATGATCCTGTTCTTCTCCATCTATCTGCGCTGGCTGCCGGCCTCGGGATATGTCAGCCCCGGCGAGAACTGGCAGATGAATCTGGCCACCACGATCATGCCGGCCTTCGTTCTCGGCTGCAGCATTGCCGGCGTCATCATGCGCCACACGCGTGGTGCCATGATCCAGGCGCTGCAGAGCGACTACGTCCGCACCGCCCGCGCTAAGGGCCTAAGCGAATGGGTCGTGCTGTTCAAGCACGCCATGCGCAATGCCCTAACGCCGATCATCACCCTCGGTGCGCTAGAATTTGGTGCGCTCCTGTCCGGCGCGGTGCTGACCGAGCAGATCTTCACCATTCCCGGCTTCGGCAAGCTGATCGTGGATGCCGTGTTCACCCGGGATTACCCGGTGGTGCAGGGCGTCGTCCTCGTGACGGCCCTCTTTTACATCATCCTCAATCTCCTGGCCGATATCGGCTATATCCTTGTTAATCCTCGTCTGAGGAGCTGATCTTGGCCGCAATCTCTTCTTCTGCGCCGCGCACCAACCCACGGACCGCCTGGACCCAACATCGCGTCTGGCGCCGCCTCGTGCGGCACAAAAGCGCCATGTTCGGCCTGATCATCGTAGTGTTCATGGTGCTGGTCGCGATCTTCGCGCCCCTTATCGCACCCTATGATCCCACGGCCCAAAGCTGGACGGCCGTCCGCAAGCCGCCAAGCGCGGAATTCTGGATGGGCACCGACGAGGCCGGGCGCGACATCCTTTCGCGCATCATCTATGGCGCCCGCGCTTCGCTGATGGCGGGCCTGACCTCGGTCGCCATTGCTATCGCCATCGGCGTCCCGCTTGGGCTCGCCGCCGGCTTCATCGGCGGCTTTGTCGATGGCCTCATCAGCCGTTTTACCGACGCGATGCTGGCCTGCCCCTTCCTGATCCTTGCCATTGCACTTGCCGCTTTTCTCGGGCCCAGCCTGACCAATGCCATGCTCGCCATCGGCATCACCGCCATGCCGCTCTTTATCCGCCTGACGCGCGGCCAGGTGCTGCAGATCAAGAGCGAAGAATATGTGGAAGCGGCAAGCGCCGTCGGCAATCCGCGCTGGCGCATCGCCTTCCGGCATATCCTACCCAATATCCTGCCCCAGCTGATGGTGCAGAGCACGCTGACCATTGCTGCGGCCATCATTGCAGAGGCCAGCATGTCCTTCCTCGGACTGGGGCTGCAGCCCCCGGCACCGTCCTGGGGCTCGATGCTCAACACGGCGCAGCGCTTCATGGGCAACGCACCCTGGATGGCACTGTGGCCCGGCATGGCCATTTTCATCACCGTGCTGTCCTTCAACCTGCTGGGCGACGGTTTGCGTGATGCGCTCGATCCACGCTCCAAGTAGGAAAGCGCGCGGACGGGTTGCAATCTGAGCGCCAAAGCCTCACCTACGCAGACATACAGAAAGAGGCATCCATGGCGCGCAAACCCAATTACGACTTCGAACGGCGGGAACGCGAGCGGCTGCAAAAGCAGAAAAAGGCTGAACGAGCTGAAGCCAAGCTCAAACCCGCCGGCGAAACCGAGAACACCGATCCCGACCAGACCTCCAGCGAGCAGTAGATGGCTTCGCAGGGATCGACCTTCGGGCTGCAAACACTGCTTCTTGTCAGGGCCGGAGCGTGAAGTCGCCCCCACCCCCGGACCAGGCAGATTCGTTGCGCCAGCTGGGTTGGGGAACATTTCTCCAGGACCAGCTTTCGGCCGGGGAGGCAGAGTTTACCCCAGCCAGGATCGATGCCGTGCACCGTGCGAGGCTCACCGCGCTCTCGGTAACTGGCCAGATCGACATCGATCTACCGGTGCGTACCGACACGGCTGACTTCGCCGTTGGGGACTGGGTCCTCGCAGATCCCCTGACAGGGCTCCTGCACCGACGGCTGGAGCGCAAAACGCTGTTGCAGCGTCCCGGCGAGGGCCGAAGGCCCGCCCAGCTCGTCGCGGCCAATGTCGACACCCTGCTGGTTGTCGTTTCCTGCAATGCCGACTTCAACACCGCTCGCCTCGAGCGCTACCTCGCTTTCGCCAATGATGCAGGAACCGAACCCGTTATCGTCTTGACCAAAGCCGACATGGCCAGCGACCCAGCCGATTACCTGCGCCAGGCCAAGGGCCTGCAGCGCGACCTGGTTGCGCTTACACTGAACGCTCGCTCGCCTGATGCCGCGTTAGCGCTGCAGCCCTGGTGCGGGGCTGGCTCCACAGTAGCCGTGGTCGGCTCATCGGGCGTTGGCAAATCTACCTTGGTCAATACGCTGGTGGGTGAAACCGGAGAGCCGCCACAGCAAACCGGAAGGGTCCGGGAGACTGACTCAAAAGGGCGCCACACAACGACGTCGCGCTCTCTTCACGCCGTTCAAGCTGGCGGCTGGGTAATCGACACACCCGGGGTGCGCAGCCTGCATTTAAGGGATGTCGGCCAAGGCATCGACATGCTGTTTGCCGAAATCACTGAGCTTGCCCCCGCTTGCAAGTTCCGCAACTGCAGCCACGATCACGAGCCAGGATGCGCCGTTCGCGCAGCTGTGGCGGCAGGCACGCTCGACCCGGAGCGCTTGGCCCGCTGGCGAAAGCTGCAGCTGGAAAGCGGCGGCAAAGGCCACTAGGCAAGCCCCAAGCTGGACCATTAAGGGGTGGTTCGCTGACTTGCGGGCGAGCTATTCGCGGAATGCATCACCGCCAGATCACAGTCCCGCGATGTAACAGATTTGATCGACCTTCTTCACACATCGCTAACCATCAGCGGCGCACCGTCTATGCAGGAGAACACCCTCATGAACGCTGAACTGCATCCCGATACCAAGCCGACGCGCCATTTGATCATGAAGGAAGACAAGGTGGACCCGATGTGGGCTGCCGACGAGGACGATCGACGTGCCGCCATTATTCGCCGCGCCGCGGCCGGAGCCCGCAAGGCCCTGCGCGAGCGGAAGTGAGGTTCAGCTTCAACCCTCTTGATCGTTGCTGAGGCCAAGATCCACTGAGTTCATCCACGGTGGGCGCCACTCCGCTCTGGACCAATTGATGTGTCCATGCCAGGAGGAACCCCGTCCGGCCCGAACCATTTGGCTCGCAGCTTGAGTTAAATATCAGGAGTTTGGATGAGTAAGGCTGTTGGCGCGGACGGCTCGCTTCTTTCCGCTGCGACCCCATCCCTCTCCTGGATCTCGGTGGCGCGTCACGCGCCATACTTTGTCGATGAAACCGGCTCCCCCTGGACGCCCATCGGGCAGAACGACGCTATCAGCTGGCCCGAGCTGAATGGCCTCTTTCGCCGCCGCGACGTGGAAAGTGTCGAAAAACACCTGCTGTGGCTCAAGGACAGCGGGGTTACCTGTCTGCGGCTGATGCTGGAATATGCCCAAGTCCGGCACCGCTATTTCGAACGCCCCGCTGGCCGCTACGTGCCTTCCATGGTGCAGTTCTGGGACGACCTATTTGCCCTTTGCGAGCGCATCGGCCTGCGCCTGCTCCTGACCCCGGTTGATACGTTCTGGACCTGGCTGCATTGGCGCTGGCACCCTTGGAACACGGCCAATGGCGGTCCGCTCCGCTCGCCCTCGGAGATCCTCACCTGCCCCGAAACCCGGCAGCTGATTAAGGCAAGGCTGGGCTTTGCCGCCCGC is a genomic window containing:
- a CDS encoding ABC transporter permease encodes the protein MWSLFARRLLQLVPTVFLLSLIIFSLQHLLPGDPALILAGENPDAETVAAIRAQYHLDQPIFVQYLYWVRGVFSGDLGMSMRHGQPVASLILLKLPVTLQLAVMGIVIALLLGIAGGVISALKRNTPVDYVTNVVSLAGISIPNFWLGIMMILFFSIYLRWLPASGYVSPGENWQMNLATTIMPAFVLGCSIAGVIMRHTRGAMIQALQSDYVRTARAKGLSEWVVLFKHAMRNALTPIITLGALEFGALLSGAVLTEQIFTIPGFGKLIVDAVFTRDYPVVQGVVLVTALFYIILNLLADIGYILVNPRLRS
- a CDS encoding ABC transporter permease gives rise to the protein MSSSAPRTNPRTAWTQHRVWRRLVRHKSAMFGLIIVVFMVLVAIFAPLIAPYDPTAQSWTAVRKPPSAEFWMGTDEAGRDILSRIIYGARASLMAGLTSVAIAIAIGVPLGLAAGFIGGFVDGLISRFTDAMLACPFLILAIALAAFLGPSLTNAMLAIGITAMPLFIRLTRGQVLQIKSEEYVEAASAVGNPRWRIAFRHILPNILPQLMVQSTLTIAAAIIAEASMSFLGLGLQPPAPSWGSMLNTAQRFMGNAPWMALWPGMAIFITVLSFNLLGDGLRDALDPRSK